A region of the Zhihengliuella halotolerans genome:
GGCCCCGCTGTTCTCGAGCAGGTGGGCGCGCTTCGCGGTGCCCGGGATGGAGAGCACGTGCTCGCCCTGGGCGTGCACCCAGGCGAGCGCGAGCTGCGCGAGTGAAATGCCGACGGCCTCGGCGACGGGCCGCAGGGCGTCGACGAGGCGCAGGTTCTGCGGGTAATTCTCGGACGTGAAACGCGGCATGAAGCTGCGGATGTCGGACTCGGGCAGCTCCCACGGGCGTTCGAGTGTGCCGGCGAGTAGGGCGCGGGAGAGCGGGGAGAAGGCGACGAAGGCCGTCCCGTTCGCCCGGCAGGCCTCGATCATGCCCAGCTCCGGGTTGCGCGTCGCGAGCGAGTATTCGTTCTGAACGGCGGCGACGTGGTGCACGGTTTCGGCGCGCTGGAGCGTCGCAACGGAGACCTCGGAGAGTCCGATCGAGCGGATCTTGCCCTCGGACACCAGCTCACCCAGCGCTCCGACACTCTCCTCGATCGGGATTTTCCGGTCGAGCCGGTGCAGGTAGTAGAGGTCGATGGTCTCGGTGCCGAGGCGCCGCAACGAGGCCTCGGCCTGGCGTTTGATCGACGCGGGCTCGCCGTCGATCACGGTCTCGCCGCGTTCGTTCCGCCGCAATCCGCACTTGCTGGCGAGGAAGATCTCGTCCCGGCGGTTGCCCAGCGCCTCGCCGAGAAGTTCCTCGCTGGCCCCGTGCCCGTACAGCGTCGCGGTGTCGAAGTGATCGACGCCGCTATCCAACGCCGCCCGGAACAGGGCCACTGCGTCGTCCCGGCTGGGGAACGACGAGTAGCCGTGGGTGACGTTCATGCAACCCAAGCCGGTGGGCCGCACGCGGGCGTGGGCGAGTGCGCGTTGTTGGCTCATGCGTTCTGTTCTAGCACGACGGCGGCCGTCGGGCTGAGTTGGAGGAAGGCCCCGAGCTCGACCATCGCCTCCGGGGTGGTCGGCATGAAGCCGGTCAGCTCTGGGGACCGGACGATGACCGCCCGCCACATACCGCGCGAGACGGCGACGTTGAGCCGGTTCCGGTTGAGCAGGAACTCCATCCCGCGCGGCGCGTCGGCCGCGGATGAACACGCCATCGACACGATCACGACGGGAGCCTCCTGGCCCTGGAACTTGTCGACGGTGCCGACCCGCACCCCGGGCAGATCCGCCGCGGCGAGCCGCTCGCGCAGCATCGCGACCTGGGCGTTGTAGGCGGCGACCACGAGGATGTCCTCCGTTGCCAGATGGCGGGCCGGCTCGTCGGGACGGTCCTGCCACAGCAGGCCGAGGTGCCTGCGGATCTGGTCGACGACGACATCGGCCTCCTCGGCGGAGGAGACGGTGTTGGCCTCGTGGTCGACGAGGACGGTCTCGACGCCGGGCGCCACGCCGTCGAGGTGTCGCTCGGAACCCGCGGGGGCGGAGGCGAGCTGGCCGTCGTAGCTCAGGCGGGACACGGCGGCGCAGAGTGCCGGGTGCATGCGCCAGGAATCGGCGAGGAAGTACCCGAACTCTGGCGGCAGGGTGGGGTGCCCGGCGGAGAGCCAGCCGAGGGCGGACGTGTCGACGGGCACGGGGTGGGTGCCCTGGGTGACCTGCGGCAGCTGCTGCGGGTCGCCGAGCAGGAGCAGGTTCTTCGCCGCCTGCCCGACGGCCAGCGTGTTCGCAAGGGAGAACTGGCCGGCCTCGTCGATGACGAGGAGGTCGAGACCGCCGCGAGGCACTGAGCTCCCCGTCATGGTCCAGGCGGTGCCGCCGATCAGGCAGCCCCCCGGTTCGGCGAGCAGCGCGGTGATTCGCTTGGGGTCGGTGTGTTCCCACGGAACCAGGGCCGCCGGGTCCTTCGGCTTCTTCGCCACCCGTCCCGGGTCCACCCCGGCGTCGATCGCCTTGGCCAGCATCCCGTCCACGGTCACGTGGCCCTGCGAAACAACGCCGATCTTCCACCCGCGCTCGACGAGGGCGGCGATGACGTGCGAACCGAGGTACGTCTTGCCGGTCCCGGGCGGGCCCTGGACGGCGAGGTAGGAGTCCCGCAGGCTCAGGACCGCCGCGGTGACGGCGCTGATGTAGTCGTGCCCGCGGACGGTCGGAGCCGCTTCCGGCAGGGGAGCACCGCCGGCGAGGCGCGGCGGGGTGCGCGTGAGGATGTCGAGGGCTGCCGTGCCCGGGAGCGCGGGCAGGGCGGCGCCGACGTCGCGGGCGACCTCCGCGAGGGCCTCCTCGATCGACGCTGTGCGGATCGGCTGGTCGGGTGTCAGGGCCATCGGCAGCGCCCCGTGAGGCTCCCGCCCGGACTTGGTCTTTTCGGTGCAGGTCAGGGTCACGGAGCCGTCGGCGTGGCGGAGGACCTCGTCCACACGCAGGCCGAAGGCGCCACCGCGGGCGCCGGCGTCGTACGGCTGTCCCGGATCCGCGAGCTCGGCCGGGGCGGGCGCGGCGTACATCGCGAACCACGTCGAGCCGGGCCGCAGGTCCGAGCCCTCGGCCGCGGCCCCGCGCAGACTCAGCCGGCGCGCGAAAGTGCGCTTGCGCGGTGGCTTCTCCCAGTCCTCGAGCACGCGGGCCGAATTCACGACGACGACGTCGCGGGTGTCCTGCCATGTCATCGGGTCGGTTTCGAGCCGGTCGAAGTGCCCCCACCAGTACTGCTTGCGCTCGCGCCGGTGGAATCCGGTCGCCGCGGCGACCATGGCGACGGCCTGCTGTCGGGGGTCGAGCACGGCGTCTCGCGGCAGCTGCGCCAGGTAGTCCGCGAGGCGCAGCTCCTCGGCGGTGGGCTCGGCGTCCGGTTCCCCGGGAGCCGCGGTGGATTCCGGGACGTCCGCGGCGCCCTCGGCGGACGGCGCACGGTCTGCGAGGGTGAGCAGCCAGTCGCGCAGCCGCAGGGTGGAGACGCAGTCGTACTCGTTGTAGGCGCGGATGGACTCGAGCACCCCGGCCGCGCCGTCGCGGTCGCCCGCGTCGCGGGCCGCGGTGTAGTGGGCGTAGGCGACGACGGAGGCGCCGGCGTTGGTGACGTCCCCGACGCGGTGCTCGTCACCCATGTAAAACGGCTCGAGCCGCTTGATCGAGTACGAGTCGGCGCTGATGCGCAGCGAGCCGTGCACCGTCTCGAGCAGGTCGACGAGCAGGCCCGTGCGCAGCCACTCGTCGATCGTGTCCTCGCACGTCCCGTGCCGTGCGGCGAGGTTGCGCAGCGCCGTCTTCTCATAGGCGGCGTAGTGGTAGATCCGCAGGCCGGGGAAGCGGCGCCGCCGGTCCTCGACGTAGGCGACGAAGTCCAGAAACGCCCGGCGTTCCTCACTCCGGCTGTGCGCCCAGAAGGGGCGGAAGACTGGCGCGGCGCCGTCGTCCTCGATCACGCCGAAGAGGTACTCGAGGCCCCACGAGCCGTCCGTTCCGTCCTGGAACATGGGGTCGCCTTCGAAGTCGAAGAAGAGGTCACCGGTATCGGGCGCGGGCAGGCGCCCGATCGTGTGCTGCTCGAGCACTCGGTAGCGCAGGGTCTCGTCGCCGGGGGCGTGCCCGTCCCCCTGATCGGCACCGGACTGCATGCGCGCCTGCTCGCGCAGCCGCTCCACCGGGCCGGGCAGCCGGTCGCCGCCGAACGCGTGATCGCCGAGCTGTGCTAGGTTCGCGACGGTTTCGACGCCGGCGGCGCGCAGCTTTTTGCGCAGGGGCAGCGACATGCGCGCGACGAGCAGCAGATCGTCGCGCGCCTCGGCCTCGAGCCGGCAGTAGTCGCACCGGCCGCACGCGGAGACACCCGGCTGGTCCCACTCGACGGGTGCGTCGCGGCGCAAGTGCTCCTCGACAAGCGCGAGGAAGCGCGCGCGGCGCTCGCGGAGGACGGACATCAGTGGCCCGAGCGGGTGCACCGAGTGTTCGCCGTCGCCGAGCACCAGCACGGCCTCATCCGCGGGGGTGAGGCCCGCGGCGACGAGCTGGTCCCCGTACGCGGCGATCTGCAGCAGTGCGGTCGCCTTGGCGTGGCGCGCCAGCTTGGTGTCCCACACCGCGTAGCGGCCGTCGTCGTTCTTGACCAGGAAGTCGGCGTAGCCGACGAAGGATCCGTCCCAGAAGGTGCCCTGAAAGACGACGTCGGCGCCGGATCCCAGCGCGTCCAGCGTCTCCCGCCGCCGCGCATCGAGCACGGTGGGGGAGGTGTCGCCGGGGCTGGGCAGCTCGAGGACGCCACCCGTGCCGCCGGGCTCCCAGCGTCCGTACTCGTCGACGAGCGAGGCGAGCACTCGGTGCTCGTGTTCGTCGCCGAGCGCGGCGGCGCGCTCGAGCATCTCGTCCCGTTCGACGGCGGGAGCGGGGCGCCGGCCCAGCTTGTCGTCGAGCGTGACGAGGGTGGCGTACTCGCAGGCACTGGCCGTGACCAGGTCGCTGGCGGAGTAGACGAGCCGTCCCGAGGCGGACGAGAAGAACATCGGACCCCCGTGTCTTGTGTGTGGTGGTCCGAACCTTACGCGCCGGCACCCGCTGATTGGCAGTCCCGGGCGTCAGGCGCAGGTCAGCGCGTCTCGCGCGTCTTCTTCCGCCCGCCGAAGATCATCGAGGCGAGAGCCGTGGCGCCCGTGACGGCGAAGACCGCGGGCCGGGCGCCGATCTTCTTGGCCAGCGGGTGCGAGAGTCCGAAGGCTGCGACGTACGTCCCGGTGAGCGCGGCGGCACGGGCGGTGCCGGCGTCGCGCTGCCATACGGTGAAGGCCGCGACGCCGCAGGCGGCGAGGACGGTGCCGCCGGCTTGGCGGTCGCCCGTCTCGCTGGCGACTTTGTAGCCCATGAGCAGTCCGGCCTTCACGAGGCCCGTGGAAATAATGCGTGACATGGCAACTCCTTGACGAGGAACGTTCTGACACCCAGCATAGGCGGCCTCGCCGGAACGCCGGGACTTAAAAACTGCTGGCGGCCCGAGTTCTCGATTCCCACCCTTCGCGGCCCCGCCGTTGTGGGGGACTCGTTGCGAAGGTGGGGCGACCACGGGGTACCAAGCCCATGGCCGCAGAGAGGCTCGAACCGCCAGCATCACCACTTACCAAGCAAGATTTAGCCTAGCCTTACCTGATTAAGATGTAAAGCCCTTTCGTAATTCTTTGTCGTCGAGTAGTCTGGCGGGGAACGATACCGGCATCGGGCGGCTCGCCAGGCCCGCGGTGTTGTGTCGTCAAATGGAGAGCACCGCCGGCCGGCGGGCGGCGGGAGATGGACCCGCGGCCCGCCGGCCGTCGTCGTTCGGCGCGTGTGGCGTCATGACAGCGCGCCATGTGTCCGAAGCGTTAGGCTGGAACTCAAGGATTTCAGCGCGGCGGAAGGACAACGATGACTCAGGGGCCCACGGAATCGAGTTGGGAGCGCGTCGGCGATCGGACGTATGTTCTGACGCTGCCGGCGTTCAAGGCGAATATCGGGCTTGTCATCGGCGATGAGAAGGCCGTCGTCATCGACACCGGAGCCGGTCCGGGTGAGGCCGCGACCATCCACGCCGCCGTTCGTGAGATCACGGACCTTCCCCTCGTTGCCGTCAACACCCACGCGCACGCGGACCACTTCTTCGGCAACGCGTACTTCGCGGCGCACGGCGTCGAGGACATCTGGGCCCACGCGGCCGCCGTCGAGGCGATGGAGGCGACCGGCGAGAAGCAGCGTGCGCTCGTCGCCGGCAGCGAGCCGGACATGGCCGCCGCCGCGGGCGAGCACACCGAGCTGCGCCTGCCGAATTGCACCGTGGCTGACGAACCCGTCGATCTCGACCTCGGCGGATACACAGTCACGCTCTTCCACCTCGGCCGCGGTCACACCGCCGGCGATCTGCTCATCGGCTCGGGCAATGTGCTCTTCGCCGGTGACCTCGTCGAAGAGGGCACGCACCCCGAGTTCGAGGACTCCTACCCGTACGAGTGGCGCAAGACCCTGGGCAAGATGATCGCCATCGACGAGCTCTATTCGGTGGTCGTCCCGGGCCACGGCCGCGTCGTCGACCAGGACTACGTGCGCTCGCAGCTGCGCAACCTCCGCCAGGCGATCCGGATGTGCAACACGGCCATCCACGAGGCCTCCGTGGACTACACCAAGGCCGTCCCGGTCCTGCCGTACGGGCCAACCCAGTCACGCCATCTCATCCTGCGACTCAAAGCGACGGAGACTCCCGCGGACACCATCATGCCGCACTGACCCCCGTGCCGGGCACGGGTGGTTTCGGTCTCCGCGACCTCGGACTGAGGGTCTACGGGCCGTCCCTGTTGTACGCCCTGGGGCTCGGCGCGATCATGCCAGTCATCGCGCTGAGCGCGCTCGACGCCGGCGCGAGCGTCTCGGCCTCCGCACTCGTCGTCACGCTCGTGGGCGTGGGCTCACTCGTGATGAACGTGCCCGCGGCTCTGCTGACGTCCCGGTTCGGCGAGCGGGTGTCGATGATCGTTGCCGCCGCGGTGGCCGCCGTCGCCATGGTCGCCGCCATCGTGTCACCGAATCTGTGGGTGCTTTCGAGCGCCGTCCTGCTCGTCGGTATGGCCGGCTCCGTGTTCAATCTGGCCCGCCAGAGCTACCTCGCCGAGGCCGTCCCCGCCTACTTCCGCGCCCGCGCCATGTCGACGCTCGGTGGCACCCTGCGCATCGGGGCGTTCGTGGGGCCGTTCCTGTCGGCTGCCGTGATGGTTCCGCTCGGCCTCGCCGGAGCCTACTGGGTGGGTTTCGTTGCGATGGCCGGTGCCGCCGTCGTCGGGTTCGCCGTTCCCGACCTGCCGGCACGCGCCGGGGGAACCGGCACGACGACGGTGGTCCGCGCCGCTTCTGGCGCGCCGGCGGGTGCGCCGCGGCCGGAGTCGATGCGCCGGATCGCGCGCGAGCACGCGCGCACGTACGCGACGGTCGGGATCGGAGTGTTCGTGCTCGCTGCGGTGCGCGCCACGCGCAACGTCGTGCTGCCGCTCTGGTCCGACCACCTCGGCCTCGACGCGACGATGGCCGCCGTCGTCTACGGCATCTCGGCGGCGGTCGACGTGATCGTCTTCTACCCTGCGGGGCACGTGATGGACCGGTTCGGCCGGATCTACTCGGCGGTGCCGTGCCTGCTGCTACTCGGCGTCGCGCTGGCGCTGCTGCCGTTGGCGGCCGATGTGCAGGCGCTGGCGTGGGTCGGCGCGCTCATGGGGTTCGGCAACGGGCTCGGCACGGGGATCGTCATGACGCTCGGCGCCGACTACGCGCCCGCCCATGCACGGCCCCAGTTCCTGGGCATCTGGCGCCTGCTGACGGACGCGGGCATGATGGCCGGTCCCGTCGCGCTTTCCGCCGTGACGGCGGTCGCGACTCTCGGGGCGGGCATCTTCGTCGTCGCCGCGGCCGCTTTCGTCGGCACGGGCGTTTTCGCCTACTTCCTGCCGCGCTCGCGCGATTGATACATGAAGACCTCGTTCATCAGCCCGAACAAGGTCAGTGCGGCGCCGCCGATCATGAGGACGCCCCCGCCGAGGAAGCCGAGCAGCAGCCGGTAGTTCTCACCCGTCTCGACCGGCGGGAGCACGGCGAACAGCACGATGGACGCCGCGAGGGCCAGCAGCCCCGGCACGTGCATCGCGGCGCGCCAGCCGCGTGCCGCGCCCCAGAAGCGCAGCGTCCGCCACCGGTTCCAGCGCGGAACGGCCAGCGTGAGAACCCAGCCGGTGACCAGCGAGAACCAGAGGACGATCAGGAACGCGCCGACGATATCAGCCGGACGGTGCCATCCGAGGACGAGCGTCGCGGCTCCGGCCAGCGCCGCGTAGACGCCGCCCAGGCACGCGATGAGGGGCCGCCACCGCGGGGTGACCATGCAGAAGATCGCCACCATGGAGGCGGTTGCGAGGGTCGTGTGCCCCGAGGGGAAGGAATTGATCGTCGCCGCGGAGATGCCCATGTCCGGGCGGTCGAGGATCACATGCTTGAGGATCTGGGTGCACAGGACGGCAGCGCCCATCCCCGCCAGCGTGATCAGCGGGGCGGCCACCGAGCGGTGCACGACCGCCGAGACCAGCAGGGCGATCGACCCCAGCAGGGCCGAGATCTGCGGCAGCTTGCCCAAGAAGACCATGGCCGGCTCGCGGGCGATGTCCTGCTGCTCGAGGTACCGGTGCGCGCCGAGGAGCGCGTTCTCGTCAATCTGCTGCCCCACGGGGCTGAGAATAAAGAACGCGTAGACGGCGGCGAACGCGGCACCGGCGAAGACCAGCGCCACCAACCAACCCAACGGCCTGGCGATGCGGGCGTCATCGCGGACCTGACTGACGTGATTCATCGACCTCAGCATGCCACGAGTTCAACCCGTATCGCGGTAGCGGCCGATAGAGTGTGGGGCATGCCTCAGGAGAAGCCGAGCCCCGCGCAGCCGCTCCCGGAGCTGTCGGAGGTGCTGGCCGCAGCGCACGTCGTGACCCTGCCGCTGAAGGTCCGCTTCCGCGGCGTCACTCACCGCGAGGCGGTGATCCTGCGCGGCCCCGCCGGTGATTCCGAGTTCTCCCCGTTCCTCGAGTACGGCGACCCCGAGGCCGCCGCGTGGCTGCGCTGTGCGCTCGAGGCGGGCTGGTCCGGCTTCCCGGAGCCCGTGCGCGCCGCCGTCCCCGTCAACGCGACCGTGCCCGCGGTCGCAACCGCCGACGTCGCCTCCGTGCTCGGGCGCTACGACGCCGCACACACCGTCAAGGTCAAGGTGGCCGAGCGCGGGCAGAGCCTGCACGACGACGTCGCCCGCGTCGCCGAGGTGCGGCGCCTGCTGCCGTCGGCGCACCTGCGCATCGACGCCAACGGAGGGTGGGATCACGACGAGGCGCTCGCCGCGCTCGAGGCGCTGGCCGAATTCACGCTGCAGTACGCCGAGCAGCCGGTCCCCGGAGTCGAGCCGCTGGCCGAGCTGCGCGTGGAACTGCAACGGCGACAACTGCCGGTGCTGATCGCTGCCGATGAGGCTGTGCGCAAGGAAGACGATCCGCTGCGCGTGGCACGCATCGGCGCCGCCGATCTGATCGTCATCAAGGCTCAGCCACTCGGGGGAGTGACGCGGGCGCTGCGGATCGTCGCGGACGCGGGGCTGCCCGCCGTCGTCAGCTCCGCCTTGGACACGTCGGTGGGGACGCGGGCCGGCGCGGCGCTCGCAGCCGCGCTTCCCGAACTGCCGTATGCGTGCGGCCTCGCAACCGTCTCCCTCTTCGGCGGCGACGTCGTCGCCGATCCCTACGTCGCGCGGGGCGGGGAGCTGGACCTGCGCCGCGTGGCGGCGGACCCGGATCTGCTGCGGCTCCACGCGGCTCCACCGGAGCGGGTCGCGTGGTGGCTGGAGCGACTGCGGCGGTGTCATGAACTGTTGGTGAATTGATCGGGGGCTGCGGTTCATGTCGCGGTGACCTGCGCTTATCTTGAAGATGCGACCTTGGGCTGGCCACCAATCACCAAGCATCTCTGAGAAGGACCACCGAATGAGCCTCCCCCGCAACTTCCTCCAGCTCCTGCCGATGGCCGGTCACACGCGTGGCAACCGTGACGCCATGACCTGCCACTTCAAGTGCGGCGACGCCTGCGCCCAGGCCGTCTGCAACACCAGTTCCAACTCCTACTTCCGGGACATCGCCGACAAGGCCATGTCCCGCCGCGCCGCGCTCGGGCTCGGCGGCGTCGCCGCTGCGGCCGTCGTCGTCGGCCCGCAGATCGCGAACGCGCCGTCGGCCTCCGCTGACTTCGGCGGCTTCGGGAAGGGCGGCGGCAAGCTGTCGTTCAACGCCATCGACCCGGTGGAGCGCACGGTCGACACCGTGACCGTTCCCGAGGGGTACGACTGGGCGCCCATCATCCGCTGGGGCGACCCGCTCTTCCACGACGCTCCCGTCTTCGACGGCGCCAACCAGACGGCGGCTGCGCAGGAGCAGCAGTTCGGGTACAACAACGACTACCTGAACATCCTGGCCGATCGCGGCAACGGACGGACCGGCGTGCTGGTCTGCAACCACGAGTACACCAACGAGTACATGATGTTCGACCCGGCCTGGCAGGCGGAGAACGCGGACGAGGCCCGCCGCATCGCCTGGGCTGCCCACGGCTTCTCCGTTGTGGAGCTGAAGCGCGCCAAGGCGGGACAGAAGTGGGAGTACGTCGTCGGCGGCGCCCGCAACCGTCGCATCACGGCCACCACGCCGTTCCGCCTGGACGGACCCGCGGCCGGTTCCGACCTCGTCAAGACCGTTGCGGATCCCGAGGGGCTGACCGTCCTGGGCACCAACAACAACTGCGCCGGCGGCACCACCCCGTGGGGCACGATCATCTCCGGCGAGGAGAACTTCAACCAGTACTTCCAGGGCCGCGGCACGGCCGAGGAGGCCCGCTACGGCATCGGCACCGGCGCGCCCAGCCGCGGCTGGGAGAAGCTGGACCCCCGGTTCAGCGCGCAGAACCCCGGGTACGAGAACGAGACCAACCGCTTCGGCTACATCGTCGAGATCGACCCGCAGGATCCGACGTCGACGCCCGTCAAGCACACCGCCCTGGGCCGTTTCAAGCACGAGGGGGCGAACATCAACATCGCCGCCGACGGTCGCGTCGTCGCCTACTCGGGTGACGACGAGCGCTTCGACTACGTCTACAAGTTCATCTCCAAGGGCAAATACCGCGAGGGCGACAAGGCCCACAACATGACGCTGCTCTCCGAGGGCGACCTGTACGTTGCGAAGTTCAGCGAGACCAGCGCCGCCGAGATCGACGGCTCCGGCGCGGTCCCGTCCGACGGCGCGTTCGACGGCGGCGGCGAATGGCTTCCGCTCGTCAAGAACGGCACGTCCCGCATCGCGGGGATGAGCGTCGCGGAGGTGCTCGTCTACACCCGGCTCGCGGCCGACAAGGCCGGCGCCACCAAGATGGACCGCCCGGAGGACGTCGAGCCGAACCCGGCGACGGGCAAGCTCTACATCGCGCTGACCAACAACTCCAATCGCGGCAAGGCAGGAAACGCACCCGCTGACGAGGCGAACCCGGTCAACGGCAACCGAGACGGCCACATCATCGAGCTGACCGAGCGTGGCAACGACGCAGCCGCGCTGACGTTCGACTGGAACATCCTGCTCGTCGCCGGCGACCCGGCCGTCAGCGACACGACCTACTTCTCGGGCTTCCCGCCCGAGAAGGTCTCGCCCATCTCCTGCCCGGACAATCTGGCCTTCGACTCGCGGGGCAACCTCTGGATCTCGACGGACGGCGCCCCGGGCAAGATCGGCTACTGTGACGCGATCCACAAGGTGCAGCTCACGGGGCCGGAGCGCGGAAAGGTCGAGCAGTTCCTGGCCGTCCCGGCCGGCGCCGAGGCCTGCGGCCCCGTCATCCACGACCGCGAAGACTCGGTCTTCGTCGCCGTCCAGCACCCGGGCGAGGGTGGAACGTACGCCGAGCCGTACTCGCTGTTCCCGGACTTCAAGGCCTCCCGCGAGGACGTCCGCGCCGGCGAGTTCTACGGGCCGCGCCCGTCGGTCGTGCAGGTGTTCAGCACGCGCGGGAATAAGGGCGTGGGGCACGCCAAGCGCGCTGCGAAGGCCAAGTCGCTGCCGCGCAAGAAGTAGCCGCCCGGCCATCCGGCTGGCGTACGGGTCCGCACGGACGCCGGCGCGGGCGGGTAGCGGCCCCGCACTGGTCACCACGACCGGTGCGGGGCCGCGCCCGTTCCCGGGCTCGGTGCCGGCCCGCCTAGGATTGGAGCCATGGAACCGGACCGTCCCGCCCCGCCAGCAGCCGTCGATTCGATGGCGGCGGCCCGTGCCGTCCTCGACACGCTGCGCGCCGCCGGCGTGGTTCACCTGGTGCTCTCACCCGGCTCGCGCAGCGCGCCCCTCGCCTACGCGGCCGCGGAGGCAGAGGCTGCGGGCCTGCTGACCGTGCACGTGCGCATCGACGAGCGCGACGCCGGCTTCACCGCCCTGGGATTGTCCCTCGCCTCGGGTGCGCCGGCGGCCGTCGCGACGACCTCGGGCACTGCGGTGGGCGAGCTGCTGCCGGCCGTGATGGAGGCCAACCATGCGGCCGTGCCGCTCATCGTGCTCTCGGCCGACCGGCCAGCCGAGTTGCATGGAACGGGCGCCAACCAGACCACACAGCAGGCCGGCCTCTTCGGAGCGCACGTGCGCACCGCCGTCGTCGTGCCGGCAGGCCAGGACCCGCGCGGTCCCGTGCAGCGGGCGGCCGCGACGGCGCTGGGTGCGCCGCGCGGTCCGGTCCAGATCGATCTCGAGTTTCGAGACCCGCTCACCCCCGAGCCCGGGGAATCGATGCGGGTGCCCACTCCGAGCGATGCTCCCTCCACTGCGGGGGAGGGCGCGACGCGTCACGATGTCGCGGTGTCACGGGGGGGCCCGGCCCGCCGCACCGTGGTCATCGCCGGGCACGACGCCGGCAGTCTGGCCGCCCGCTTCGCCGAGGCGCACGGGCTGCCGTTGCTCGCGGAGCCGAGCTCCAACGCGCGCTCGGGCCCGCACGCGATCGGCCCGTACCGGCTGCTGATCGGGCACTTCTCCGGCGCGGCGGAGCCGATCGAGGCCGTCGTGGTGTTCGGCCGGCCGACGCTGAGCCGCCCGGTCGCGCGGCTGCTCGGCGACCCGGCGGTCCCCGCGGCACTGTACGCGCCCGGGCCGGTCGCGTGGTTCGAACCGGGGCGGCGGCGCGAGCGGATCGTCGCGGACCTGCGCGGCCTCTCCGAGTTCGCCGGGACGGCGCCGCCGGGTTGGCTGCAGGCGTGGCGCGACGCGGCCGGAGTCGCCGCACGCGTCATCGCGGGCGACCTCGAGGACGGGGGCCTCACCGGGCTGGGACTGGCGCGCGCGGTCTGGGCGGCTGATGGCGGCCCGCTCGTGATCGGCTCCTCCAATGCGGTGCGCGACGCCGACCTCTGGGCGGACCCGGCGGCGGTCACCGCTGGTCGTCGCGTCTTCGCCAATCGCGGCCTCGCCGGGATCGACGGCACGCTCGCGACCGCCACCGGCGTCGCGATCGCCTCGGGGGAGCGGACC
Encoded here:
- a CDS encoding MBL fold metallo-hydrolase; the encoded protein is MTQGPTESSWERVGDRTYVLTLPAFKANIGLVIGDEKAVVIDTGAGPGEAATIHAAVREITDLPLVAVNTHAHADHFFGNAYFAAHGVEDIWAHAAAVEAMEATGEKQRALVAGSEPDMAAAAGEHTELRLPNCTVADEPVDLDLGGYTVTLFHLGRGHTAGDLLIGSGNVLFAGDLVEEGTHPEFEDSYPYEWRKTLGKMIAIDELYSVVVPGHGRVVDQDYVRSQLRNLRQAIRMCNTAIHEASVDYTKAVPVLPYGPTQSRHLILRLKATETPADTIMPH
- a CDS encoding aldo/keto reductase, with the translated sequence MSQQRALAHARVRPTGLGCMNVTHGYSSFPSRDDAVALFRAALDSGVDHFDTATLYGHGASEELLGEALGNRRDEIFLASKCGLRRNERGETVIDGEPASIKRQAEASLRRLGTETIDLYYLHRLDRKIPIEESVGALGELVSEGKIRSIGLSEVSVATLQRAETVHHVAAVQNEYSLATRNPELGMIEACRANGTAFVAFSPLSRALLAGTLERPWELPESDIRSFMPRFTSENYPQNLRLVDALRPVAEAVGISLAQLALAWVHAQGEHVLSIPGTAKRAHLLENSGADDVVLDAETVAACSAIIDQTTVHGARYTEGQLSSVDSEVFAG
- a CDS encoding MFS transporter — encoded protein: MTPVPGTGGFGLRDLGLRVYGPSLLYALGLGAIMPVIALSALDAGASVSASALVVTLVGVGSLVMNVPAALLTSRFGERVSMIVAAAVAAVAMVAAIVSPNLWVLSSAVLLVGMAGSVFNLARQSYLAEAVPAYFRARAMSTLGGTLRIGAFVGPFLSAAVMVPLGLAGAYWVGFVAMAGAAVVGFAVPDLPARAGGTGTTTVVRAASGAPAGAPRPESMRRIAREHARTYATVGIGVFVLAAVRATRNVVLPLWSDHLGLDATMAAVVYGISAAVDVIVFYPAGHVMDRFGRIYSAVPCLLLLGVALALLPLAADVQALAWVGALMGFGNGLGTGIVMTLGADYAPAHARPQFLGIWRLLTDAGMMAGPVALSAVTAVATLGAGIFVVAAAAFVGTGVFAYFLPRSRD
- a CDS encoding TM0106 family RecB-like putative nuclease, with amino-acid sequence MFFSSASGRLVYSASDLVTASACEYATLVTLDDKLGRRPAPAVERDEMLERAAALGDEHEHRVLASLVDEYGRWEPGGTGGVLELPSPGDTSPTVLDARRRETLDALGSGADVVFQGTFWDGSFVGYADFLVKNDDGRYAVWDTKLARHAKATALLQIAAYGDQLVAAGLTPADEAVLVLGDGEHSVHPLGPLMSVLRERRARFLALVEEHLRRDAPVEWDQPGVSACGRCDYCRLEAEARDDLLLVARMSLPLRKKLRAAGVETVANLAQLGDHAFGGDRLPGPVERLREQARMQSGADQGDGHAPGDETLRYRVLEQHTIGRLPAPDTGDLFFDFEGDPMFQDGTDGSWGLEYLFGVIEDDGAAPVFRPFWAHSRSEERRAFLDFVAYVEDRRRRFPGLRIYHYAAYEKTALRNLAARHGTCEDTIDEWLRTGLLVDLLETVHGSLRISADSYSIKRLEPFYMGDEHRVGDVTNAGASVVAYAHYTAARDAGDRDGAAGVLESIRAYNEYDCVSTLRLRDWLLTLADRAPSAEGAADVPESTAAPGEPDAEPTAEELRLADYLAQLPRDAVLDPRQQAVAMVAAATGFHRRERKQYWWGHFDRLETDPMTWQDTRDVVVVNSARVLEDWEKPPRKRTFARRLSLRGAAAEGSDLRPGSTWFAMYAAPAPAELADPGQPYDAGARGGAFGLRVDEVLRHADGSVTLTCTEKTKSGREPHGALPMALTPDQPIRTASIEEALAEVARDVGAALPALPGTAALDILTRTPPRLAGGAPLPEAAPTVRGHDYISAVTAAVLSLRDSYLAVQGPPGTGKTYLGSHVIAALVERGWKIGVVSQGHVTVDGMLAKAIDAGVDPGRVAKKPKDPAALVPWEHTDPKRITALLAEPGGCLIGGTAWTMTGSSVPRGGLDLLVIDEAGQFSLANTLAVGQAAKNLLLLGDPQQLPQVTQGTHPVPVDTSALGWLSAGHPTLPPEFGYFLADSWRMHPALCAAVSRLSYDGQLASAPAGSERHLDGVAPGVETVLVDHEANTVSSAEEADVVVDQIRRHLGLLWQDRPDEPARHLATEDILVVAAYNAQVAMLRERLAAADLPGVRVGTVDKFQGQEAPVVIVSMACSSAADAPRGMEFLLNRNRLNVAVSRGMWRAVIVRSPELTGFMPTTPEAMVELGAFLQLSPTAAVVLEQNA
- a CDS encoding phosphatase PAP2 family protein, producing the protein MNHVSQVRDDARIARPLGWLVALVFAGAAFAAVYAFFILSPVGQQIDENALLGAHRYLEQQDIAREPAMVFLGKLPQISALLGSIALLVSAVVHRSVAAPLITLAGMGAAVLCTQILKHVILDRPDMGISAATINSFPSGHTTLATASMVAIFCMVTPRWRPLIACLGGVYAALAGAATLVLGWHRPADIVGAFLIVLWFSLVTGWVLTLAVPRWNRWRTLRFWGAARGWRAAMHVPGLLALAASIVLFAVLPPVETGENYRLLLGFLGGGVLMIGGAALTLFGLMNEVFMYQSRERGRK